The Quercus robur chromosome 7, dhQueRobu3.1, whole genome shotgun sequence genome has a segment encoding these proteins:
- the LOC126691610 gene encoding H/ACA ribonucleoprotein complex subunit 4-like, giving the protein MSEVELSRSEKKKKKHKSKDETPIILPEPLAPLDDVPDNNKDFVIKPQSFTPSIDTSQWPILLKNYDRLNVRTGHYTPLPSGYSPLKRPLDQYIKYGVLNLDKPANPSSHEVVAWIKRILKVEKTGHSGTLDPKVTGNLIVCIDRATRLVKSQQGAGKEYVCVARLHSAVPDVSKVARALETLTGAVFQRPPLISAVKRQLRIRTIYESKLLEYDSDKHLVVFWISCEAGTYVRTMCVHLGLILGVGGHMQELRRVRSGISGEKDNMVTMHDVMDAQWVYENYRDETYLRRVIMPLEVLLTSYKRLVVKDSAVNAICYGAKLMIPGLLRFENDIEVGEEVVLMTTKGEAIALGIAEMTTAVMATCDHGVVAKIKRVVMDRDIYPRKWGLGPRASMKKKLIAEGKLDKHGKPIDNTPQEWARNLVLPAGGDSVVAGLAATTEPALVEKVKKEKITSKDDENGEGRKRKLDESTDGPAPVSSKKAKVAEVQEVEKEESVKVKKIKEEDVDVEVGKKEKKKKKKDKEDGNAEPLGDEKAVKKKKKKEHKDKAEAGSPEAEKSEKKKKKKKSKEAEDGDAALPTGIANGDGEADLSEKKKKKKKKNKDADEE; this is encoded by the coding sequence ATGTCCGAGGTAGAGCTTTCACGGTcggagaagaaaaagaagaagcacaAGTCCAAAGACGAAACCCCAATAATCTTACCAGAACCACTAGCTCCACTCGACGATGTTCCCGACAACAACAAGGACTTCGTGATCAAACCCCAGAGCTTCACTCCTTCCATCGACACCTCACAGTGGCCGATCCTCCTCAAAAACTACGACCGCCTCAACGTGCGAACCGGACACTACACTCCTCTTCCCTCCGGTTACTCTCCTCTCAAGCGCCCTCTCGATCAGTATATCAAGTATGGTGTTCTCAACCTTGATAAACCCGCTAACCCTTCTTCTCACGAAGTTGTTGCTTGGATTAAACGTATTCTCAAGGTTGAGAAAACCGGTCACAGTGGTACTTTGGATCCCAAAGTCACTGGAAATCTTATTGTTTGTATTGATAGAGCTACTAGGCTTGTTAAATCCCAACAGGGTGCTGGGAAGGAGTATGTTTGTGTTGCTAGATTGCATTCTGCTGTGCCTGATGTGTCTAAGGTGGCCCGGGCGCTTGAGACGCTTACTGGGGCCGTGTTTCAGCGGCCCCCTTTGATTTCCGCTGTGAAAAGGCAGCTTAGGATTAGGACTATTTATGAAAGTAAGCTTCTTGAGTATGACTCAGATAAGCATTTGGTTGTTTTTTGGATTTCTTGTGAGGCTGGGACTTATGTGAGGACTATGTGTGTGCATTTGGGTTTGATTCTTGGGGTTGGGGGGCATATGCAGGAGTTGAGGAGAGTGAGGTCTGGGATTTCGGGGGAGAAGGATAATATGGTAACGATGCACGATGTGATGGATGCACAATGGGTTTATGAGAATTACAGGGATGAGACTTATCTGAGGAGGGTTATTATGCCACTTGAAGTGCTTTTGACGAGTTATAAGAGGTTGGTTGTGAAGGATTCGGCTGTCAATGCTATTTGTTATGGTGCCAAGTTGATGATTCCTGGATTGTTGAGGTTTGAGAATGATATTGAGGTTGGGGAGGAAGTGGTGCTTATGACTACTAAAGGAGAAGCAATTGCATTGGGGATTGCGGAAATGACTACTGCTGTGATGGCTACTTGTGATCATGGTGTGGTGGCAAAGATTAAGAGGGTGGTGATGGATCGGGATATCTACCCAAGGAAATGGGGGTTGGGGCCGAGGGCGTCGATGAAGAAGAAGTTGATTGCAGAGGGGAAGTTGGATAAGCATGGGAAGCCGATTGATAATACACCTCAGGAGTGGGCAAGGAATCTAGTTTTACCAGCTGGTGGTGATTCTGTGGTTGCAGGGCTTGCTGCCACTACTGAACCTGCTTTAGTGGAGAAAGTAAAGAAAGAGAAGATTACAAGTAAGGATGATGAAAATGGGGAAGGGCGAAAGCGGAAGTTGGATGAAAGCACTGATGGCCCTGCTCCTGTATCTTCCAAGAAAGCTAAAGTTGCCGAGGTCCAAGAAGTTGAGAAGGAAGAGAGCGTGAAGGTTAAGAAGATCAAGGAAGAGGATGTGGATGTTGAAGttggaaagaaagagaagaagaaaaagaaaaaggacaaaGAGGACGGTAATGCGGAGCCTTTAGGTGATGAGAAGgctgtgaagaagaagaagaaaaaggagcaTAAAGATAAGGCTGAAGCTGGTTCTCCTGAAGCAGAGAAGtctgagaagaagaaaaagaagaaaaagagcaaAGAGGCTGAGGATGGTGATGCAGCTTTGCCCACTGGCATTGCTAATGGTGATGGTGAGGCTGATTTgagtgagaagaagaaaaagaagaagaagaagaataaagatGCAGATGAAGAATAG
- the LOC126691618 gene encoding 60S ribosomal protein L36-2-like has product MAPLPVKSGLSVGQNKGHIVTRRELAPRPSDRKGKTSKRVLFVRNLIREVAGLAPYEKRITELLKVGKDKRALKVAKRKLGTHKRAKRKREEMSNVLRKMRSGGASDKKK; this is encoded by the exons ATGGCTCCTCTACCAGTCAAAAGTGGTCTGTCTGTTGGACAGAACAAAGGGCACATTGTCACCAGGCGTGAATTGGCTCCTCGCCCATCTGACCGAAAAGGG AAAACTAGCAAGAGGGTGCTCTTTGTGAGGAATCTTATTAGGGAAGTTGCGGGTTTAGCTCCATATGAGAAGAGGATCACTGAGCTTTTGAAGGTGGGCAAGGATAAGCGTGCTCTGAAAGTGGCTAAGAGAAAGTTGGGTACCCACAAGAGggcaaagaggaagagagaggagaTGTCCAATGTTCTTCGCAAGATGAG GTCTGGTGGAGCTTCTGATAAGAAGAAATGA
- the LOC126690763 gene encoding uncharacterized protein LOC126690763 produces the protein MHLWHIVANCLPTKDRLARLCDLDDVLCPLCKDAEESSLHLFISCPFTRAVWFNSQWGLRLENLNLNSPSHLIGVFLNPLAEGNIVGVKRDEFLLFGAIICEAIWRARNQAIFEGKETNPIELCQKVDKSIGEHKMPIATHSGFQLLKQVQRWKKPPRDSIKINVDAAFKDDKSSIAAVARDWRGEVVFACAKRVYSNLPLQAEAKAIKWALSLAKSIDAATIIVESDSKGCVDALAPSGNQVPWRIRGLCNEILNLLSLIPGCHVAWIPRGANKAAHSLAKWSFVNNVFGSFNVGFSPSYFELIIMDDALFSSL, from the coding sequence ATGCACTTGTGGCATATTGTGGCAAATTGCTTACCTACTAAAGATCGTTTAGCCAGACTCTGTGATTTAGATGATGTCCTTTGCCCTCTTTGCAAGGATGCTGAAGAATCTAGCCTTCATCTCTTTATCTCTTGCCCCTTTACGAGAGCTGTGTGGTTTAATTCCCAATGGGGACTAAGGTTAGAAAATCTGAACTTAAACTCTCCTTCTCATCTTATTGGGGTCTTTCTTAATCCTCTCGCTGAAGGTAATATTGTGGGAGTTAAAAGGGATGAATTCTTATTGTTTGGGGCTATCATTTGCGAAGCCATTTGGAGGGCTAGAAACCAAGCTATCTTTGAAGGCAAAGAAACTAATCCAATTGAGCTATGCCAGAAAGTTGATAAGTCCATAGGTGAGCACAAAATGCCCATAGCAACTCATTCGGGCTTCCAATTGCTGAAACAAGTTCAAAGGTGGAAGAAACCACCCAGAGATTCAATCAAAATAAATGTTGATGCTGCTTTCAAAGATGATAAATCCTCCATTGCAGCGGTTGCTAGAGATTGGAGAGGTGAAGTGGTTTTTGCTTGTGCTAAGAGAGTATATTCCAACCTCCCTCTTCAGGCAGAAGCAAAAGCCATTAAATGGGCTTTAAGTTTAGCTAAAAGTATTGATGCAGCTACTATAATTGTGGAGAGTGACTCCAAAGGCTGTGTAGACGCTCTAGCTCCTTCTGGTAATCAGGTTCCCTGGAGAATTAGAGGTTTATGCAATGAAATTCTCAACTTGTTGTCACTTATTCCTGGCTGTCATGTCGCCTGGATCCCTAGGGGGGCAAATAAAGCAGCTCATTCTCTAGCTAAGTGGTCATTTGTGAATAATGTTTTTGGTTCTTTCAATGTAGGTTTCAGCCCTTCCTATTTTGAGCTTATCATTATGGATGATgctcttttttcctctttgtag
- the LOC126691611 gene encoding putative E3 ubiquitin-protein ligase XBAT31: protein MGQELSCGERRRESGLFHAVQDGELELVEAMVEAHPSVLELTIGYGRLSALHVAAANGRIQVLSMLLGRSLNPDILNRHKQTPLMLAAMHGNISCVQKLIEAGANILMFDSVQGRTCLHYAACYGHSDCLQAILSAAHSTPVADSWGFARFVNIRDGKGATPLHLAARQRRPECVHILLDSGALVCASTGGYGYLGSSPLHLAARGGSLECVRELLAWGADRHQIDSSGRIPHTVALKHKHRACAALLNPSSAEPLVWPSPLKFISELNPEAKALLERALKEANMEREKTILKETEYSVPSPLDFDVGADDNMSEASDVELCCICFDQVCTIEVRPCSHQMCAHCTLALCCHKKPNPTTACSTAPVCPFCRSSISQLVVAEIKTGNDSELELSPSKPRKSRKSNFSEGSSSFKSLSAMGSFTKLGGRSPGKVAAGCNEVDKP from the exons ATGGGTCAGGAGCTTAGCTGTGGAGAACGCAGAAGAGAGAGTGGTCTGTTCCATGCGGTTCAGGATGGTGAACTGGAGTTAGTTGAGGCTATGGTAGAGGCACACCCAAGTGTGTTGGAACTCACCATTGGATATGGGAGACTCTCTGCTCTTCACGTGGCCGCTGCTAATGGTCGGATCCAG GTTCTTTCTATGCTGTTGGGTCGGTCTCTTAATCCGGATATCTTGAATCGACATAAACAG ACCCCGTTGATGTTGGCGGCAATGCATGGGAATATTTCTTGCGTGCAAAAGCTTATTGAAGCAGGAGCAAAt ATATTGATGTTTGATTCTGTACAAGGAAGAACCTGCTTGCATTATGCTGCTTGCTATGGCCATTCAGATTGCCTGCAAGCTATTCTTTCTGCTGCACATTCCACCCCTGTTGCTGATTCCTg GGGATTTGCAAGATTTGTGAACATAAGAGATGGAAAGGGTGCAACCCCACTACATTTAGCTGCTCGTCAAAGACGGCCAGAGTGCGTTCATATCCTTTTAGACAGTGGGGCTCTTGTTTGTGCTTCAACTGGTGGATATgg CTACCTAGGGAGTTCACCCCTTCATTTAGCTGCTCGTGGCGGTTCGTTGGAATGTGTCCGTGAATTGCTTGCCTGGGGAGCGGATAGGCATCAAATAGATTCATCTGG GAGAATACCACACACAGTTGCTCTGAAGCACAAGCATCGAGCATGTGCAGCCTTGCTGAACCCTTCATCAGCAGAGCCTCTTGTCTGGCCATCACCTTTGAAGTTCATCAGCGAGCTTAATCCAGAAGCAAAAGCACTGTTAGAGAGGGCCTTGAAAGAAGCAAACATGGAGAGGGAGAAGACCATATTGAAGGAGACTGAATACTCTGTTCCATCTCCTTTGGATTTTGATGTTGGGGCTGACGACAATATGTCTGAG GCTAGCGATGTGGAGCTATGCTGCATATGCTTTGACCAGGTATGCACAATTGAGGTCAGACCATGCAGTCATCAAATGTGTGCTCATTGCACTCTAGCCCTATGCTGCCACAAGAAGCCCAACCCTACAACTGCTTGTTCTACTGCCCCTGTTTGTCCATTTTGCCGAAGCAGTATTTCCCAACTAGTAGTTGCTGAGATCAAGACTGGCAATGATTCAGAACTTGAACTTAGTCCTTCCAAGCCTAGGAAATCAAGAAAGTCAAATTTCAGTGAAGGCAGCAGCAGTTTCAAGAGTTTATCTGCCATGGGCTCGTTCACCAAATTGGGCGGTCGCAGTCCAGGAAAGGTTGCTGCTGGATGCAATGAGGTTGATAAGCCTTGA